A part of Anaerolineales bacterium genomic DNA contains:
- a CDS encoding winged helix DNA-binding domain-containing protein, translating to MNHREIKIQRLFSQQLVQPRYTSPVELVSYMVAMQAQDFPMAKWAVGVRIPGSTEKMVEAAITRAEILRLHVLRPTWHFVAAQDIYWMLDLTARWVMAGETAREKQLELTKDVFSRSNATLEKALAGGQSRTRNELIAALQQAGIRTDENRASHLFMRAELDEIICSGATQGGKATYALLSERVPLARRLIREAALAELARRYFTSRYPATQQDFSWWSGLPASEVKQALESVKQDFTTEVIDGVTYWLPRHVESVRATQVNPILLPTYDELLISYAERGASFPAGIEQHMKDISNRGIFWPILLKDGQVVGTWMRTLKGDRVIIELSPFQPLAKAELDQLQDAAQHYANFLDKKLELIR from the coding sequence ATGAACCATCGTGAGATTAAAATCCAGCGCCTGTTTAGCCAGCAGCTCGTCCAGCCACGTTACACCAGTCCGGTTGAGCTGGTCAGCTACATGGTTGCCATGCAGGCCCAGGATTTCCCCATGGCCAAATGGGCAGTCGGTGTGCGCATCCCAGGATCCACTGAAAAAATGGTCGAGGCCGCTATCACCAGGGCTGAGATTCTACGCCTGCATGTGCTGCGGCCAACCTGGCATTTCGTGGCTGCCCAGGATATCTATTGGATGCTGGACCTCACCGCAAGGTGGGTCATGGCAGGTGAGACCGCCCGTGAGAAGCAGCTGGAGCTGACCAAAGATGTGTTTTCTCGAAGCAATGCCACCCTCGAGAAAGCTTTGGCTGGGGGGCAGTCGCGCACCAGAAATGAGCTGATCGCCGCCTTGCAGCAGGCAGGGATTCGCACAGATGAGAACCGCGCTTCGCACCTGTTTATGCGTGCCGAGCTGGACGAGATCATCTGCAGTGGCGCCACCCAGGGCGGCAAGGCCACTTATGCCCTGCTCTCCGAACGCGTGCCACTGGCCAGGCGGCTGATCCGGGAGGCGGCCCTGGCCGAACTCGCCAGGCGTTACTTCACCAGCCGCTACCCGGCCACCCAGCAAGATTTTTCCTGGTGGTCTGGTTTGCCTGCCAGTGAAGTGAAGCAAGCCCTGGAGTCGGTGAAGCAGGATTTCACGACGGAGGTGATCGATGGAGTCACCTACTGGTTGCCTCGCCATGTGGAAAGCGTGAGAGCCACCCAGGTTAACCCGATCCTGCTGCCCACATATGACGAATTGCTCATCAGCTATGCAGAACGGGGTGCATCCTTCCCAGCTGGCATCGAGCAGCATATGAAGGATATTTCCAATCGGGGCATTTTCTGGCCTATCCTGCTCAAAGATGGCCAAGTGGTGGGGACCTGGATGCGCACCCTCAAGGGGGATCGCGTGATCATCGAACTCAGCCCCTTCCAACCGTTGGCTAAGGCTGAACTGGATCAGTTACAGGATGCTGCTCAACATTATGCAAATTTCCTGGATAAAAAGCTGGAGCTCATCCGCTAA
- a CDS encoding MBL fold metallo-hydrolase: MTIKVSTIRLPLPLKLSYVNSFLVHSDGGCYLVDTGMTNARDQLENALQHLCCQPGDLKLILLTHGDFDHTGNARYLRDKYHVPIAMHAGDAGMLENGDMFWNRKIKNGLMKKLIPLIARLGEKEQCKPDILLEDNASLAKYGLEATALNTPGHSTGSLCFLTASGELFCGDLFNNARDHPTLNSMMYDKPAGEASFTRLKALPINMVYPGHGEPFSWKSLL; this comes from the coding sequence ATGACCATAAAAGTCTCAACTATCCGCCTGCCACTGCCGCTCAAGCTCAGCTATGTGAACAGCTTTCTGGTTCATAGCGATGGTGGCTGCTACCTGGTTGATACCGGCATGACCAATGCCCGGGACCAGCTTGAGAACGCCCTGCAGCACCTGTGCTGCCAGCCTGGCGACCTCAAGCTCATCCTGCTCACCCATGGTGATTTCGACCATACCGGGAACGCACGCTACCTGCGCGATAAGTACCACGTGCCGATCGCCATGCACGCCGGAGATGCCGGAATGCTGGAAAACGGCGATATGTTCTGGAACCGCAAGATCAAAAATGGCTTGATGAAAAAGCTGATCCCCTTGATTGCCCGCCTGGGTGAAAAAGAGCAATGTAAACCCGATATCCTTTTGGAAGATAATGCTTCACTGGCAAAATACGGGCTGGAAGCCACCGCCCTCAACACCCCAGGGCATTCGACCGGTTCATTGTGTTTTCTCACCGCTTCAGGTGAGCTGTTTTGCGGGGACCTGTTCAATAACGCCCGCGACCACCCCACGCTGAACTCGATGATGTATGACAAGCCTGCCGGTGAAGCCAGCTTTACCCGCCTCAAAGCTCTACCGATAAATATGGTCTACCCCGGTCACGGCGAACCGTTCTCCTGGAAATCTCTCCTGTAA
- a CDS encoding fructokinase — MSTGQFYGGIEGGGTKFICMVASDPGSTIDEVRFVTTTPQETLEQVCAFFTPYIKAQRIKSIGLGSFGPVDTDPSSPTFGYITTTPKPNWAFTNILGILQGELKVPIAIDMDVAASALGEYRWGASRGIDPSLYLTVGTGIGGSYILNGKPLRGLVSLEMGHVYIPHNRQRDPFPGSCPYHGDCFEGLANGPAIHKRFNQFPESLADQDPFWEIEAGYIAYALVNYIFTFPPKKIVVGGGVMHRLFLFDLVRHKVSSLLNNYLNHPTLTGPLDEYIVPPGLGYRSGVLGGIALAMELEKQP, encoded by the coding sequence ATGAGCACAGGCCAGTTCTATGGTGGTATTGAAGGTGGGGGGACCAAGTTCATTTGCATGGTGGCCAGCGATCCTGGCTCCACCATCGACGAGGTCCGCTTTGTCACCACCACCCCGCAGGAGACTCTCGAGCAGGTATGTGCCTTCTTCACCCCCTACATCAAGGCTCAACGCATAAAAAGCATTGGGCTTGGCTCCTTCGGCCCGGTAGACACCGACCCCAGCTCGCCCACCTTTGGCTACATCACCACCACGCCCAAACCCAATTGGGCGTTTACCAACATCCTGGGAATCCTGCAAGGTGAGCTGAAGGTACCTATCGCCATCGACATGGATGTGGCCGCCTCTGCCCTGGGAGAATACCGCTGGGGTGCCAGCCGGGGCATCGACCCCTCGTTGTATCTGACTGTGGGTACCGGCATCGGTGGGAGCTATATCCTCAACGGTAAACCACTTCGCGGCCTGGTCAGCCTCGAGATGGGGCATGTATACATCCCCCACAACCGCCAGCGTGACCCCTTCCCAGGTTCCTGCCCATACCATGGCGATTGCTTCGAAGGCCTGGCAAATGGGCCAGCCATCCACAAGCGCTTCAACCAGTTCCCAGAGTCCCTCGCCGACCAGGATCCATTCTGGGAAATCGAAGCCGGGTATATCGCCTATGCCCTGGTGAACTATATCTTTACTTTTCCGCCCAAGAAGATCGTTGTGGGGGGAGGGGTGATGCACCGGCTCTTTCTCTTCGACCTGGTTCGCCATAAGGTCTCCAGCCTGCTCAACAATTACCTGAACCACCCCACTTTGACAGGCCCGCTGGACGAGTACATCGTCCCGCCTGGCCTTGGATATCGCTCAGGTGTGCTGGGTGGTATCGCCCTGGCCATGGAGCTGGAAAAGCAGCCATAG